The Cellulosimicrobium sp. ES-005 genome segment CAGGAGAAGGGGGCGCTCGCGGCTCGCGCGCCCCGTCGCAGCGCGGGGAAGACCGCCCGTGACGTGGTCCTCGTCGTGCTCGGCCTCGGGCTGCTCGGGCTCGGTGCGGCGATCCTCGCCACCGACGGGGCCGTCGTCGGGTCGGACGGCTCGCCCGGGTGGGACGTCGCCGTCTGGATCGCGGGCGGCGTGCTCGCGCTCGTCGGGTGGGCCGGGCTGGGCTCGGCCCGCTCGGACCGGCGCCGCTTCCTGTCCGACGCGTGAGCGGGCCCGTCCCCGGCCGTCGTGTCGACCGGGGACGGACCCGCTGCCGGCGGGGTGCCGCGCGTCAGCGGCCGTCGAGGTGCGCGATCTCCTCGAGCAGGCGCTCGCGCACGGCCGCGTCGTCGACGAACTTCTCGACGGTCCGCCGCACCGACTCCCAGCGCCCCGCCTCGACCGCGCCGAGCGCGCCCACGAGCTGGCCGGGCGGGAGGTCGAGCAGCGCGAGGCGCGTGCGCAGGCCCTCGGGCGTGACCGTGACGACGACGGTCCGCTCCGCCGTCGCCTCGCCGCCCGCTCCCCGGGCCGTCGCGGAGACGGTGTGCTCGCCGAGCGCGAGGTCCGCGGCGGCGACGGCCGCGCCGTTCTCGACCGGCTCGCCGTCGAGCGCGACGACGACCTCGTCCGCGTCCGTGGCGCTCGCCGCGACGACGAGCGTGCCGCCGCGCTCGACCTCGGCGCCGTCGGCCGGGCTCACGACCTCTACCGTCGGCGCGGCGGGGGCCGGTGCCTCCTGCTCGCGCGCCTGCTTCCAGCCGATGAACGCGCCCGCGCGGTCGGTGATGACGCCGTCGACCCCGATCTCGGTGAGCCGGGCCCAGTCGGCCGCGGAGTTCACGGTGTACGGCATCACGGCGATGCCGGCCTCGTTGAGGTCCGCGACGACGCTCGGGCGCGCGAGCAGCGCGCTCGCCGACGGGTTGTACATGACCGCCCCGAGGTCCTGCGCCACGGCGACGGGGTCGGCGTCGAGCGCGCCGCGCAGCAGGCCGCGCGGGATCTGCGGCGCGTGCTCGCGCGCGGACCGCAGCGCGGCGACGTCGAACGACTGCAGGACCACGCGGTCCTCGAGCCCGGCCTCGACGACCATGTCCACGACCCGCTCGACCTCGGCGGACGTCTCCGGGCCCTTGATCTCCAGCAGGAGGGTCGACGAGCCGGTCTCCAGGAGGTCGAGCACCTGCGCGAACGTCGGCAGGTGCTGACCGGCGAACGCCGGGGAGAACCACGACCCGGCGTCGAGCGCGGTGACCTGCTCGCCGGGCAGCACGGCGACGTCGCCCGAGCCCTCGGTCGTGCGGTCCACGGTCTGGTCGTGGAGCACCACGGGCAGCCCGTCCGCCGTGGTGTGCACGTCGATCTCGACGTACTCGGCGCCGCTGCGCATGCCCGCCGCCACGGCGGCGAGCGTGTTCTCCGGCGCGACCGACGAGTACCCGCGGTGCGCGACCGTGACGGGGAGCTCCCCGTCGCCGCCGACGTAGGACGCCGGCTCGATCTCCGTGACGGTGACGTCGTCGACGCTCACGGTCGCCCCGGCGGTCACGAAGCCCAGCGCGCCGTCGCGGGAACGGTCGATCCGGCCCTCCAGGAGGGTCTTCCCGTCGAGCGCGTAGGTGACCGCCGCGCCCTGCACCTCGACGGAGAGGTGCACGTCGCGACCCGTCGCCGCGTCCGCCGGGGCGGACGCCGTGTACGGCACGTTCCAGGCGTCCGCGGCCGTCCGCTGCGCGATCTCGACGCCGTTGTGCGCGGTCGTGGTGCTGCGCAGGACCGCCTGCCACCACGGGACCGTCCCGTCGGGCGCGACGTCGAGGATCGCTCCCGCCCAGCGCGACGCGTTGTCCACGCTCTCGAAGCGCAGCGTCGCGTCGAGTCGGTAGTTCTCCGCCGACCGCCCGAAGACGATGCGCGCGGGCGACGACCCGTCGGGCGCGTCGCCGACGAGCCTGCCGTCCCGCACCTGCCAGTCGCCCAGCACGGGCTTCCAGCCCTCCGGGAGGGTGTCGCCGTCGAACGACTCGGCGAGCAGCACGTCGCCGGGCTCGGCCGCGGCCGGGGTGGCGAACGGGACGGTCGTCGTCGTGGTCGCTGCCACGGCGAGCGTGCTCGCGAGCAGGGTTCCTGCCAGCGCGGCCGCGGTACCGCGCACGGCGCGGCGTCGGGTGGTCGTCATCGGGTCCTCCGAGCGTCGGGACGGTTGCCCCGGCGACGCTAGGAACGCCGCGTGACGGCCCGGTGGACTCCGGGCGACGCCGGAGGGTCGGGCAGGTGACGGGACGCAGGTCCCCGACGTCCACCGCGGGCACCTTCGAGCACCCCCTCGAACGCCGCCCCGAGCGTCACCCGGGCGGCTCCGGCACGCGCGCCAGCAGGCGCACGACGTCGTGCCCGGCCTCCAGCAGCGCGAGGGTGCGGCGCGCGATCGCGTCGAGCCGCGCATCGAGCGCGGCGAGCGGGTCGGCGACGTCGGCCGGACCGGTGGCCCCGCGCAGCGCGTCGATCGCGTGGCGGACCTCCGGGACCCGGTACCCGGCCGCCCGCAGCGCCGCGACGACCCGGGCCTCGCGCACGGTCGCGGGTGGGTAGCGACGGGCCGACACCGCGCCCGTGCGGGACGCGACGCGCTCCGGCGCGAGGAGTCCCTCGTGCTCCCAGAACCGCAGCGTCGACGCCCGGACGCCCAGCGCCGCGGCGAGCTCCGTGATCGTGAGCACCGACCCGTCGCGCTCGGTCGCCCTTGCGGTCGTGCTGCCGGGGGAACCGGCCGGGTCGTCGCCCTCCGACCGGATCACGAGGAGAGCGCGCCGTGCGGCGAGGGCCTCGTCGCGCTCGCGCGCGAGCGTCACGTGCAGCCCGGAGACGAGGGCCACCGCCTCGTCGAGACCGAGCGACCGCGCGTCGCGCAGCACCCGTCGCGCGACGACCGGCCCGACGGCGGCTGCGACGCCGCGGTACGCGCGCAGGGCCAGGACGTGCTCGTCGCCGAACGTGCGGTACCCGTTCGCGGACCGGCCCGCGGGCGGCACGACGCCGAGGGCCTCCAGGTCGCGCACCTGCTGGACCGAGCACCCGGCCGCGCGCGCGACGTCGGACGTCCGCAGCGGCCGCGACGCCTCGCCGTCCGCCTCCTCGCGCCGTGCCGCGCCGCGCCCCGAGATCGTCACGCCAACCCTCCACAAGCGCTTCAAGTCCACACTCGAACCATGAGTATGGAGCAGATCCTCGGAACGGTCCGGTCCCTCGACGGCGTCCTCGTGCTCTCGCCCGGCCCGGGCAGCGAGTTCCCCGAGCTGGCGTGGGGCGACCACTTCTTCTACTACGCCCCCGACGGCGAGATCCCGCACGGGCAGCCGTACGGCACGGTCGTCACCAAGGACTACCCCGACGACTCCGCGTCGCGGCTCGGCGAGGAGGGCCGGTGGAGGGTCAACGTGCACGTGGGCCGCGACCGGTTCCGCGACCTCGTCGGCGACGACCCGCGCGACGGCGACGCGGCGGAGGCGGAGTCGACCGACGTCGTCGTGCCGCACCCCGTCTACGGTGCGCTCGACTGGGTGTGCGTCGTCACCCCGGGCGAGCGCACGACCGCGCTCGTCCTCGACCTGCTGCGCGCCGCCCACGACGACGCCCGCGCCCGCGCCGCCCGCCGCGCCGCGAGGTAGCGGCGACAGCCGGGGGCGCGAGCACCGATCGCTCCGTGCACGGTCGCGAGGGTTCGGACCCGTCGACAGGGCCGATGAACCGCCCGTGTCGAGACATCATGTCGCCACCCAGGTCAGACCTGGCACGCTTGCCCGCGCCGCGGACACACCCGCGCGCGAGATCAGACGGGGAGATCAGGCGTGGACATGAAGACGATGAACGCGGCGGGACCCTACGTCCTGTCTGTGGTGCTGACGTTGCTCGGGCCCGCCGTGCTGTACCTCGGCCTCTTCATGACGTGGACCGTGGAGACCAACGAGGCCTACTACCTCGGCGTCGCGTTGGTCTGGGTCGGGGGAGTCGTCTCGTTCCTCGGGCTCTGCACGAGCGTCGTCGTGGTCTACCGCCTGATCCGCATGTTCGAGCGACTCGTCTTCACCATCGTCAACTGGTAGCAGTGTTGGAAGCGGGACATTCTCCAGAGCGAGGCGTCGAGGCGGACCGTTCGTCCCCGTGACCGTCTGGGCTCTCCGGCGCGCCGAGCGCCGCTCGTCGGCGGTCCTCAGACAGGCACGGCGGCGCCCGACGGTGCGGGGCGCGCGGCGACGTGGCCGTGCCCGGCGACGTCGACGCCGACCGCGAGGACGTGCGGGACGCCGTCGGTCACCTCGACGGTGGACACCGACGCGTTGGGCAGGGCCGCGAGGCCGGACGGGTCGAGCGTCGCGAGCCACGCGCCGAGCGTGAGCCCGTGCCCGACCACGAGCACGTGCCGGTCGTGCACCGCGCCGGGGCGGGACGCGTCGTCGTGCGCGGCGACGACCCGCGCGAAGACGTCGCGTACCCGCGCCATGAAGTCCTTGCCGGGCTCGCCGCCGCCCACACCGGGGTGCGTGCCCGCGAGCATGCGCGGCACGAGCTCGGCCCACGGCTCGACCGCGTCGAGGTGCGACTCCGGGCGCCGCTCGTACGAGCCGAACGACAGCTCGCGCAGGTCGTGGTCGACGGTCAGCGGGAGGTCGGGGTGGTGGCGCAGGATCTCCATGGCGGTGAGGACCGCGCGGCCCTGCGGCGAGGAGTACGCGGCCGCGAAGTCGTGCCGCGCGAGGTGCTGCGCGGTGACGCGCACGCCCGCGCGCCCCGTGCGGGTCAGGGGGGAGTCGCACGACCCCTGCAGGTGCCGTCGCGCGTTGAGGTAGGTCTGCCCGTGGCGTACGAGCGTGATCGTCAGGGTCATCGTCGCTGTGCCCTCTCCGGTCGTCCCGGTCTGCTGGTCACGGCCGACGCTAGGGCGTCCCGGTGTCGTGACGACGACGTCCCGGTGACGAACGCGTGGCCGACGCCGGAACGCCGCGGGCCGGACGCGCCGCGGTACGGCCGCGCGGCCGCACACCGGCTCCGAGGACCAGGGCTCGGCGACCCGGCGACCGTCACACGGACGCGGGGACCTCGTCGCGCTCGGCGCGCGCCGCCCGCTCGCGATCCGGGCCTTCGGAGCCGTCGGAGCGGTCGGCCGCGTCCGCGGGCTCCGTCGACGAGCCGTCCGTGCCCGGTGCGGCGCCCCGCTCCTCGGTGTCGGCCGCGGGCGTCGCGGCGGGCGCGGGCCACGGCTCCTCGGCGTCCCCGGCGGCGTCCGGCACCGCGCCGGCCGCCCGGTGGACGACGACCGCGAGCGGCGCGACGAGCACCCCGCCCACCAGGCCCCACGCCAGGCCCGCCTGCAGGACGGGGAGGACGCGGCCGGCGTCGGGCAGGACGCCGCCGGAGGTGACGGTCGAGACGACGACGGGCACCGCCGCGGCGAGCGCCGCGCCCGCGACGCACGCGAACCAGACGGCGAGCAGGAGCGCCCAGCGGCCCTCCGCCGGGGGCAGGCGGCGCGCGGCGAGCGCGGTGAGCAGCCCCACGGCAAGCCCGACCCCGAGCGGCAGCACGAGGTGCACCGGGTCGGCGAGGAGCGCGTCCCGGTCGACGGCGAGCCGTGCGGAGGGCAGCAGCACGACGTCCCGGGCGACGCCCCACGGGGACTGCGGGTCGGACGCCCCGGGGAGCAGGGTCCGCCCGACGCCGGCGGCCGCCCAGAGCGCGCCCGTCGCCGTGCCTGCCGCGAGGGCGGCCGGCCAGGCGCGCACCGTCGCGGGGGCGCGGGTGTGCCGCGTGCCCGCCGGGTCGTCGCGGCGGTCGGTCAGCGCGCGCGTCACGACGACCGCGAGCCCGACGAGCAGGCCGTTCACGAGCCCCCACCACCCGCCGAGCGCGGTGGCGACGAGCTCCGTGATCGTGTCGGCGCGCCACGGCAGCGTGACCCCGGCGAACCACGCGGCCGTCGCGGCGAGGGCCGACGCGGCGACGACGGCGAACCAGACGCCGAGGAACGTCGCCCACCGGCCCGTGCCCGACGGCAGTCGCCGCAGCACGAGCTGCGTGCCGGCGGCGACGATCGCCCCCGCGAGCGCCGCCGTGAGCAGCGTGCTCCCGGAGACGGGTGCACCGCCCGCGACGGACGCGGTCGGGTGGGGGAGCAGCGCGCGGACGAGGGTGCCGGGGACGGGGAGCGGCGCCCCGGAGAGCCAGTCCCCGAGGCGGCCCGTGACCACCCAGAGGACGGCGGTGAGCGTTCCGGCGACGACGACGGCGGGGACGGTCCTCGATGACGGCATCCTGCGAGGGTAGTGGCACCGTGCCGCCGGCTGCACCGCCCGGTTCGTCCCGGCTGTCATCCTGGGCAGCCTGCCGGACATCCCCGTGCGGAGCGCCGCGAGGGGCGGCGAGGACGACGACAGGAGCGAGGGCGGATGTCCCACCCCCCGAGGCGGAGGCGCGCGAGCGCCTCGACCGCCTCTACCGCGACCATGCGCGGTCCGTGTACCGGTGCGCGGCGACGCGGCTGTCCCCGCAGGACGCGGAGGACGTCGTGTGCGAGGTCTTCGTGGTGGCCTGGCGCCGGATCACGGAGGTGCCGCCGTACGAGCTCGGGTGGCTCCTGCGGGTCACGCGCAACGTCATGGCGAACCACCTGCGCGCGGGATCGCGCCGGGCCGCGCTCGTGCGGCGCGTCGACACGTCCGCGGACCGGACCTTCACGGCCGGAGACGGGAGCGCGACCCGCTGGGTCTCCGAGAAGGACTCCGCGGCGTCGGTCGCTGCCCCCATGGTGGGCGTCGAGGAGGTCGAGCACGCCGACCCGGTCGGGCCGGAAGGGCAGACGACGTACTGGTGGGTGAGCCCCGCGGCCGGCGTCTACACGCGGTTCACGCTGCCGGCCGAGAACTGGGACGACGTCCGGGAGGGCACCATCCGGGAGCAGCTCACCGCGCAGATGGCGGACCTGGCTGCGCAGATGGAGGCGATCCGGGCGCTCGCCGACCAGCCGGACGTCGTCACGAGCGGCCCCGAGGCGCGGACGGTCGGCGGGCGCGCGGCGACGTGCTTCGAGCTCTCCGGTCCCGGGTCGGCGGCTCCCGCGAGCGAGGCGCCGATGTGGGTCGACGGTGCGCCGGGCACCGTCGACTGGACGCGGGCCGCGTGCTTCGACGACGAGACGCACCTGCCGCTGTCCGACGAGCGGACCGAGCACTACCTCCTCGACGGCGCCACGCAGCCGAGCCTGTCGGTCACGACGTCGGAGTACACCTGGCACCCGCGCGACGACGCGTCCCTCGCCCTCCTCGAGCCGTCGGTCGCGGGCCTGCGCGAGGTCTCGCAGGACGAGTTCACGCGCCTGACGAGCTGACCGGCGACGGCTGACGAGTCGGCGGCGGCGACGGCCCGAGCGGTCGGTCGCCGCCGCCGATGAGTTCTCGGCGCGCCGGTCGTCAGAACGCTCGGGAGCCCGGGTGCACGGCCGCGGGCACGACGACACGGAGGACGGCATGAGCGAGCGCAAGACCTACACGGTGGACGTACCGGGAGCGGTCGTCGCCTACGACGTCTGGACGCCGGACGTCGCGGGCGACCGACGGCCGGTCGTCGTCATGGGGTCGCCCATGGCGGCGTCCGGGTTCGAGCAGCTCGCCGGGCTGCTCGACGACAGGGTGGTCGTCACGTACGACCCGCGCGGCACCGAGCGCAGCACGCTCGCGCCCGACGGGGAGGTCTCGGTCGAGGCGCACGCCGACGACCTGCACGCGGTGGCGTCGGCGGTCGGCCTGGGGCCGGTGGACGTGTTCGGGTCGAGCGGTGGCGGCGTGGTCGGGCTGTCGTGGGTCGAGCGGTACCCGGGGGACGTGCGGACGTTCGTGTCGCACGAGCCGCCGATCACGCCGCTGCTCGAGGACGCCGAGCTCGCGACGACGGTGCAGGCGGACATCGTCGAGACCTACGGCCGGGAGGGGTTCGGCCCGGCGATGGCGAAGTTCGTCGCGCTCGTGAGCCACGTGGGCCCCCTCCCGGCCGACTACCTCGGGCGGCCGGCCCCCGACCCGGCGACGTTCGGCTTCCCCGCGGAGGACGACGGGTCGCGCGACGACCTGCTGCTCGGCCGGAACCTCGCGACGATGCCGTCCTGGGCTCCCGACGGCGCGGTGCTGCGGGCGTCGGGGACGCGGGTCGTGCCGGCGGTCAGCGCGCAGGGCGAGGGGACGCTCGCCTGGAGGGGCGGCGTGGCGCTCGCGGAGCTGCTGGGCGTCGAGGCGGTGACGTTCCCCGGCGACCACGGCGGCTTCATGGTGAGCGAGTGGTCGCCGCACAACGACCCGGCGGCGTTCGCCGCCGCGCTGCGCGAGGTGCTCGACGCCTGACCTCGCGCGCGGCGCGCGTGCTGAGCGACCCCCGAGCACGGGGTGGTCGACCGCCTTCCCGAGGCCCCGTCGCCGCCCCGTGCCGGGCGCGTCCCCGGGCCACGACACGAAGAAGTGTCGACCGACCGGGGACTTTTGCTTGTTGTCGACACAACTTTCGCCTATCTGTTGACATCGGCCTCTGACTGCGGTGTCATAAACCTCGTTGCCCCTGGAACCGACCAGGGGACCGGACGCCGGAGCAGGGGAGCTCGACGTCCGGACCGACAGCCGACGGCGCGCACCGACGCGTGCCCCGGCGGGGCCACGGCGGCCCCGGACCTCGCCCCACGGTCGGTCTCCCACCGGTCGCGGGTCGAGCCCCGCACGACCGAGAACCGTCTCGACCCTCTGCGACGCGGGACACCCCCGCACGACCCAGTCCTGCCCACACTGCCCCCACAGCACCACCCGGGGAACCTCCGCGCGCACCCGTGGCGCCGGTCAGCGTGACGGCGAGCGCCGGCACGCCGGTCCGGCGCGCCCGCGAGCCGCCCGGACGACCCCGTACGCCCGGAAGGAGTCCCCATGCCCGACCCGACGACCGAGACCGAGACGCCCGCCAGGCCGCTCTCGCGACGGGCGCTCCTCGCGGGGGCCGGCGTCGTCGCCGCGAGCCCCGCGGCCGCCCTGCTGCTGGGCGCCGGCGGCAGCGTCGCGGCGGCACCCCCGGCTGCCGCCGCGACCACGACCGGCGCGGCGGCCACCGGTGCGGTAGCCACCGCCGTGGGCGACGTCCGCAAGATCACGATGTACGCCGAGCGGATCTCCGACACGCTCGTCGGTTACGGCTTGGAGCGCGGCAAGGCCACGGTCCCCGGCCCCATCCTCGAGATGTGGGAGGGCGAGACCCTCGAGATCACGCTCGTCAACACGACGGACAAGCGCCTGTCGATCCACCCGCACGGCGTGAACTACGACGTCAACAGCGACGGCAGCGCCTTCAACAACTCGTTCAACGAGCCGGGCGAGACGCGGACGTACACCTGGTCGACCGTCAAGATGGCGCGTGACCGCGGCATCTGGATGCCGGGCAGCGCCGGTTACTGGCACTACCACGACCACGCGTGGGGCGACCACGGCACGCAGGGGATCGCCGCCGGGCTCTACGGCGCGCTCGTCGTGCGCCGCGTCGGGGACGTGCTGCCGCAGAAGCAGTTCACGATGGTCTTCAACGACATGACGATCAACAACAAGGTCGCGCCGAACACGCCGATGTACGAGGCGAAGCTCGGCGAGCGCGTCGAGTTCATCTGCATCGGACACGGGAACCAGCTCCACACCTTCCACCTGCACGCCCACCGCTGGGCGAACAACCGGACGGGCCTCCTCGCGGACCAGTACGACACGAGCCAGGTCGTGGACAACCGCGACCTCAACCCGGGCGACGCGTTCGGGTTCCAGGTCGTCGCGGGCCTCGGGGTCGGGCCGGGGGCGTGGATGTACCACTGCCACGTCCAGTTCCACTCCGACGGCGGGATGGCGGGCGTCTTCCTCGTGCGCAACGCCGACGGCTCCATGCCGCCCGGTGCGCAGGAGACCATCGACCGGTTCCAGGGCCACGCCAGCCACACGATGTCGGCACCGTCGGGCGGGGCCGCGACGACCGACGGCGCGGCGGCCACCACGGGTGGTGCCGCGGCCGGAGGGACCGGGCCGGCCGTCGTCGACCTCGCGGGGCACGCCGGCCACTGAGCCGTCGGCTGATCCAGGACCGACGGGCCGCCGCGGGCTCGCCCCGCACCAGCACCACCCGCACCAGCACGACCCGCTCCCGGCCCGCCCGGGAGCGCCGCACCGATGACGAAGGAGTTGGAGAGTGCTGTCCAGACGATCGACATCCCCCACGAGGGGACGCTCCCGACCAGGAGCACTACTGGCCATGACCGTGGGCCTCACGAGCGCCGCGCTCGTCGCGAGCGCCGCCGTGATCCCGGCGGCGGCGCTGCCCGTCGCCACGGCGCCGAGCAGCGCGGTCGCCTCGAGCGGGGCCCTGGCCTCCGGGTCCGTGGCTACCGCGACGGCCACCGCCGCGGCCACGACGGCCGTGCGCGTGCTCGTGTTCCACGGCGCGCCCGACGAGCAGGCCGACCCGGTCGTCGCCGCGACCGCGGCGCTGACCGAGCTGGGTGCCGCCAACGGGTTCGACGTCGAGGCGACGTCCGACCCGGCCATGATCAGCGAGGCGACGCTCGGCGAGTACCGCGGCGTCGTCATGCTCTCCTCGGAGGGCATCGAGCTGAGCGGCGAGCAGGAGGCCGCGCTCCAGGCGTACGTCAACGCCGGCGGCGGCTTCCTCGGCGTGCGCGACGCCGCGCGCGCCCAGGAGGCGTCGAAGTGGTTCGAGGGCCTCGTCGGCGCCCGGATCAAGGGCGCGACGATGACGGCGGAGAAGGTCGCCGAGGCGACCGGCACCGGCCGCAGCCCGGCCGCCGAGACCCCGGCCAAGGCCGTCGACGGCGACCCCAACACCAAGTGGCTGACGTTCGCCCGCACGGGCCAGCTCACGCTGCGCATGGAGAAGCCCGTCGCGCTCGTGAAGTACGGCATCACGTCGGCGAACGACTCCGCGGGCCGCGACCCGAAGAACTGGAAGGTCCAGGGCTCGACCGACGGGCAGACGTGGGTCGACCTCGACACGCGGACCGACGAGGACTTCCCGCAGCGCTTCCAGCCGCGCACGTTCGACGTCGGGAACGAGACGGAGTACGGCTGGTACCGCCTGGACGTCACCGCGAACTCGGGCGACGCCGAGGTCCAGCTCGCCGAGTTCTCGATCTTCGGCCCCGACTCCGTCGAGCAGCCCGACCCGGAGATCCCGCTCGAGGAGCGCACGGTCGACCTGGTCGACCGCCAGCACCCCGCGACGGCGGACCTCCCGCTCACGTGGGACCGCGAGGACAGGTGGCTGGACTGGGCCGACGACCCGACCGGTGACGTGCACACGGTCGCGACGCTCGAGCCCGGCCCCGACGCCGGCCCGACGACCAACCCGTTCCAGCCCGTCTCGTGGTGCCGCGACT includes the following:
- a CDS encoding alpha/beta hydrolase, which codes for MSERKTYTVDVPGAVVAYDVWTPDVAGDRRPVVVMGSPMAASGFEQLAGLLDDRVVVTYDPRGTERSTLAPDGEVSVEAHADDLHAVASAVGLGPVDVFGSSGGGVVGLSWVERYPGDVRTFVSHEPPITPLLEDAELATTVQADIVETYGREGFGPAMAKFVALVSHVGPLPADYLGRPAPDPATFGFPAEDDGSRDDLLLGRNLATMPSWAPDGAVLRASGTRVVPAVSAQGEGTLAWRGGVALAELLGVEAVTFPGDHGGFMVSEWSPHNDPAAFAAALREVLDA
- a CDS encoding sigma factor, which gives rise to MTASCEGSGTVPPAAPPGSSRLSSWAACRTSPCGAPRGAARTTTGARADVPPPEAEARERLDRLYRDHARSVYRCAATRLSPQDAEDVVCEVFVVAWRRITEVPPYELGWLLRVTRNVMANHLRAGSRRAALVRRVDTSADRTFTAGDGSATRWVSEKDSAASVAAPMVGVEEVEHADPVGPEGQTTYWWVSPAAGVYTRFTLPAENWDDVREGTIREQLTAQMADLAAQMEAIRALADQPDVVTSGPEARTVGGRAATCFELSGPGSAAPASEAPMWVDGAPGTVDWTRAACFDDETHLPLSDERTEHYLLDGATQPSLSVTTSEYTWHPRDDASLALLEPSVAGLREVSQDEFTRLTS
- a CDS encoding glycerophosphodiester phosphodiesterase family protein, whose amino-acid sequence is MTTTRRRAVRGTAAALAGTLLASTLAVAATTTTTVPFATPAAAEPGDVLLAESFDGDTLPEGWKPVLGDWQVRDGRLVGDAPDGSSPARIVFGRSAENYRLDATLRFESVDNASRWAGAILDVAPDGTVPWWQAVLRSTTTAHNGVEIAQRTAADAWNVPYTASAPADAATGRDVHLSVEVQGAAVTYALDGKTLLEGRIDRSRDGALGFVTAGATVSVDDVTVTEIEPASYVGGDGELPVTVAHRGYSSVAPENTLAAVAAGMRSGAEYVEIDVHTTADGLPVVLHDQTVDRTTEGSGDVAVLPGEQVTALDAGSWFSPAFAGQHLPTFAQVLDLLETGSSTLLLEIKGPETSAEVERVVDMVVEAGLEDRVVLQSFDVAALRSAREHAPQIPRGLLRGALDADPVAVAQDLGAVMYNPSASALLARPSVVADLNEAGIAVMPYTVNSAADWARLTEIGVDGVITDRAGAFIGWKQAREQEAPAPAAPTVEVVSPADGAEVERGGTLVVAASATDADEVVVALDGEPVENGAAVAAADLALGEHTVSATARGAGGEATAERTVVVTVTPEGLRTRLALLDLPPGQLVGALGAVEAGRWESVRRTVEKFVDDAAVRERLLEEIAHLDGR
- a CDS encoding MerR family transcriptional regulator translates to MTISGRGAARREEADGEASRPLRTSDVARAAGCSVQQVRDLEALGVVPPAGRSANGYRTFGDEHVLALRAYRGVAAAVGPVVARRVLRDARSLGLDEAVALVSGLHVTLARERDEALAARRALLVIRSEGDDPAGSPGSTTARATERDGSVLTITELAAALGVRASTLRFWEHEGLLAPERVASRTGAVSARRYPPATVREARVVAALRAAGYRVPEVRHAIDALRGATGPADVADPLAALDARLDAIARRTLALLEAGHDVVRLLARVPEPPG
- a CDS encoding multicopper oxidase domain-containing protein, with protein sequence MPDPTTETETPARPLSRRALLAGAGVVAASPAAALLLGAGGSVAAAPPAAAATTTGAAATGAVATAVGDVRKITMYAERISDTLVGYGLERGKATVPGPILEMWEGETLEITLVNTTDKRLSIHPHGVNYDVNSDGSAFNNSFNEPGETRTYTWSTVKMARDRGIWMPGSAGYWHYHDHAWGDHGTQGIAAGLYGALVVRRVGDVLPQKQFTMVFNDMTINNKVAPNTPMYEAKLGERVEFICIGHGNQLHTFHLHAHRWANNRTGLLADQYDTSQVVDNRDLNPGDAFGFQVVAGLGVGPGAWMYHCHVQFHSDGGMAGVFLVRNADGSMPPGAQETIDRFQGHASHTMSAPSGGAATTDGAAATTGGAAAGGTGPAVVDLAGHAGH
- a CDS encoding histidine phosphatase family protein, whose amino-acid sequence is MTLTITLVRHGQTYLNARRHLQGSCDSPLTRTGRAGVRVTAQHLARHDFAAAYSSPQGRAVLTAMEILRHHPDLPLTVDHDLRELSFGSYERRPESHLDAVEPWAELVPRMLAGTHPGVGGGEPGKDFMARVRDVFARVVAAHDDASRPGAVHDRHVLVVGHGLTLGAWLATLDPSGLAALPNASVSTVEVTDGVPHVLAVGVDVAGHGHVAARPAPSGAAVPV
- a CDS encoding DUF6194 family protein, with the protein product MSMEQILGTVRSLDGVLVLSPGPGSEFPELAWGDHFFYYAPDGEIPHGQPYGTVVTKDYPDDSASRLGEEGRWRVNVHVGRDRFRDLVGDDPRDGDAAEAESTDVVVPHPVYGALDWVCVVTPGERTTALVLDLLRAAHDDARARAARRAAR